The following are from one region of the Pleurodeles waltl isolate 20211129_DDA chromosome 4_1, aPleWal1.hap1.20221129, whole genome shotgun sequence genome:
- the LOC138288453 gene encoding olfactory receptor 8U9-like: protein MYTRNWTQVTEFILLGLTDDPVLQIPLFIFFLVVYIISMVGNIGIMVLIKVTSRLHTPMYFFLSNLALVDVFYSSVTTPKMLINFVSERNIISFAGCVTQMFIFFSLGSTEVFLLTVMAYDRYIAVCNPLLYSAIMSNNACIYFMIFIYAIAVINAMTNAIFTFTLPFCKSNQVTHFHCDVPPLLKISCSDTTLNEKVLLGTAGGLILISLLIILISYAFIVSAILKIKSSDGRWKAFSTCVSHFVCVTLYFGTLVFMYAQPTSNHTMTKDRVATVFYAVIMPVLNPLIYSLRNKDVKEALTKLMMINRT from the coding sequence ATGTACACAAGAAACTGGACCCAGGTGACAGAGTTTATCCTCTTAGGACTTACAGATGACCCAGTACTGCAGATTCCACTTTTCATATTCTTCCTCGTGGTGTATATTATTAGCATGGTAGGCAATATAGGGATCATGGTGTTGATCAAGGTGACTTCCCGCCTTCATACACCCATGTACTTCTTTCTCAGTAATTTAGCTTTGGTTGATGTCTTTTATTCCTCAGTCACAACCCCCAAAATGCTCATCAACTTTGTATCTGAAAGGAACATAATTTCATTTGCTGGTTGTGTAACAcagatgtttatatttttttcccTGGGAAGTACTGAGGTGTTCCTCTTGACTGTGATGGCCTATGATCGTTACATAGCTGTTTGTAATCCATTGCTGTACTCAGCCATCATGAGCAACAATGCCTGCATTTACTTTATGATTTTTATATATGCAATAGCTGTTATAAATGCAATGACAAATGCCATCTTCACTTTCACCCTACCCTTCTGCAAGTCAAATCAGGTCACACATTTCCACTGTGATGTTCCTCCACTCTTGAAGATTTCCTGCTCTGATACTACCTTGAATGAGAAGGTGCTCTTAGGCACAGCTGGTGGCCTGATTTTAATAAGCCTCCTCATCATCCTTATTTCTTATGCTTTCATTGTGTCAGCCATTCTCAAAATAAAGTCCTCAGATGGAAGATGGAAGGCTTTCAGCACATGTGTGTCACACTTTGTTTGTGTTACCTTATATTTTGGCACTCTTGTCTTCATGTATGCCCAGCCCACGTCTAACCACACGATGACCAAGGACAGAGTGGCAACAGTGTTCTATGCAGTAATAATGCCTGTGTTAAACCCCCTCATTTACAGCCTGAGAAACAAGGATGTCAAAGAGGCACTGACAAAGCTGATGATGATAAACCGTACCTAA